ATTCGCATTCTCAAACGATTCCTCAAATCTTTATCTCCCTCACAATCTCTCGCGTAACTGCGTTTATTACCCAGGTACACATGACAATGATACCGCTTGGGGCTGGTACCGCTCAACGAGCCGGGAGTCTAGAGACCAGTTCAGGCGATACTTTAGAGTTTCCGGAGAGAGTATCCCATGGGATATGATTCGAGGCGTCTACCAAAGTGTCAGCAGATTGGTTGTTATTCCCATGCAAGACCTGATGAACAAAGGCCCCGATGCTCGCATGAACCTCCCCGGCAAGCCTGACGGAAATTGGAAATGGCGCTATACGGTTAATGAGCTGGAACGCTTGTTTGTAGACAGCGCGCATTATTTGCAAGAACTGGCTTCTTTATATTACCGCTAAGCGTCTTCTGCCAAGAACTTCACGATTTCTTTTAGAACTTCTTCTCCTTCATCCTCCAAAAGATAATGGCTGGCCTTTTCATAAACGTAAGTCTCAGCATTCTCAAAACGCTCTTTCCAGACCTTTAAAAAGTGCTGGTTGAAACAAAAGTCCTTTTTACCCCAGCAGATCAGCATAGCTTTTTCCTTTAACTGATGCAGTTTCTCCTCTATCCCTAATAATGTATTATAGGAAGGGTGTTTCTGATTCAGGGGGATATCTTGAACAAAACGCGCAATGGCGATACGGTTTGCCCAATTATTATAGGGGAAGAGGTAGCCGTCTTTTACCGCTTTGGGTAATTTTTTCTCGACCGCCATAAATGTGGCTGGCCTCGCAAAACCATTCAGGGCTCGTACGATCCATTCACCGATAATTGGTATACGGCACAGTCTTATTCTAAAAGGAATATGTTTTGAGCGAAAAGCAGCTGTGTTTAGAATAACTATCTTATCCAATTTATCAATATGCTTGAGTGCCGCGCCAATACCGATAGCGCCCCCCCAATCATGAACGATCAAATGAAAGCGTTCGATCTGTAAGTGCTCGATCAAGCGAGACAAATTATCAATATGGGTACTAAGCGTATAGCTATAATCTTGCGGTTTATCAGAAAGGCCACAGCCGATATGATCCGGCACGATGCAGCGATATTTATCACGCAGCCCCAACACAAGGTTACGATAATAAAAGGACCACGTGGGATTTCCATGCACCATAATAACCGGTGTGCCATTACCTTCATCCAGAAAGTGCATCCTATGAAGAGGATCTACTTTAAAAAAGTCTCTGTCTCTTAAAGGAAAAGGATATAGCTTTCGTATGTCTTCAGGAAGCTTTCGCATAAAATAGTATATAAAGTAAAAGAAAAATTACTTTTCTTTTTTAACAAACTTGCTTTCCGTCCCTGAGACCAGGCGTTTGATGTTTGCGTAATGCCTCAAGAGAATAAACACTGCTAGACCCCAAGCAAAATAAAGTGCCCACGGATTATTATTCATTAAAAACCAGGTACTGAGCGGGAGCGTCGCACCAAAAACAATGGATGCCAAAGAAACATAACGAGTCGAATAAAATACAATCAACCAAGCAATTATTCCTACAAATACAACGAGTGGCATAAGCGCTATAAGCCCCCCAATGGTTACCGCTACGCCCTTCCCTCCTCTAAATCCCATGAAAATAGAGAAACTGTGCCCAACGATTGCCCCTACTAGTCCAATAAAACCAAGGGCAAAGGGATCGTCTACAAAACCAGATGTGCAAAGCATGGGCCATCCCGCAGCAATAAAACCCTTGATGACATCTAGTCCAAAAACGATGTTTCCGGCAGATTTACCCACCAATCGTTTCACATTCGTGGCTCCTGCATTCTTACTACCCTCCTTGAAGAGGTCTATACCGTGCCTTTTGGCTATAATTTGAGCAAAGGATATTGAGCCCAAGACATATCCGACAACAATACTTATAAAATAGATGAACATAACTGCTTCTTTTTGAATCTCTAATACTTAATACTAATCAAAGCTTGATCATTTGGACAAGCACAATGCCAGCATTTTCGGCTAGCTCGCGAAACGCCTTATCACTTAATTCCGTATCCAGTTCAAATACAGTCATTGCTAGGCCATCGTTCTCGCAGCGACTTAAAGCCATATTAGCGATATTTACCCCATCCATACCAAGGATAGAGCCGACCATACCTACGACACCTGGCACATCTTTGTTTCCGATTAACAATAAGTGCCCATCAGGCCTAAACTCCAGTTCATATCCATTCATATGAACAACTCGAGGATTATGCTGTTTGCCAATAAGGGTTCCCTCTAGGCTCCATGTCTTGCCATTCTCGTCAATTGCCTCCACGCGGATTAAATCCGTGAAATCAGCCTCATCACTTGAGTTCGTTACTTTAAGGGAAATGCCCAGTTGTTTGAATTTTGCGGGTGCATTGACATCATTAATATACTCCCCGCAAATATTCTTTAAATAACCCCGCTGAATGGCTCGTGTGAGGGGCAATAGGTCCATTTCAGTTAACTTACCCCAGTAGGTGACTTTGAGTTGCTCGATGTCCTTACCGGTCATCTGTTGCAACATATGTCCTAACCTTTCGCCCAATGAAAGGTAAGGGCGGAGCGTCTCCAGGGTTTTTAAGTCAATAGACGGCATATTCAGGGCATTTCTGATCATGCCTCCACGAAGGACAGAAGTAATGGCCTCGGCTACTTCCAGTCCAACGCTCTCTTGAGCTTCTTTTGTAGAAGCACCCAGGTGAGGTGTCAGGACAACATTCGGTAAATTGCGCAATTCGCTATCTTTTGAAAGCGGCTCATTTTCAAAAACATCTAGCCCTGCTGCGGCGACTTTACCAGATTTAACCGCTTGGATGAGTGCAGATTCCTTTATAATACCACCACGAGCACAATTGAACACTCGCACCCCCTTTTTCATTTTTGCAAATGCGCTTTCATCCAGCAAATACTGGGAATCTTCGGTTAAGGGCACGTGTACCGTGATATAGTCCGCGTTCTTAAAAAGATCATCTAGAGAAACCATGGTAACTCCAATTGCGCTGGCTCTTGTTTTTGTTAAAAAAGGATCATACGCCAATACGTCCATTTCAAATGATTGTGCACGCTTGGCTACCTCCGCGCCAATACGTCCCGCACCAATAACACCAAGCACTTTTCCGCGCAGTTCATTTCCAGAGAACGACTTTTTGTCCCACTCCCCTGCCTTCATCGATTGGTTTGCTTGAGGAAGTAAGCGAGCAGAACACATAATGTGGGTAAAAGTAAGTTCGGCCGTTGCGATAGTATTTCCTGTCGGCGTATTGAGCACAATAATACCCTTTTCAGTAGCAGCTTCTAAATCGATGTTGTCTACCCCTACTCCTGCGCGCCCTATAACACGCAAATTGCGGGCAGCATTAATAATAGCAGCAGTAACTTCAGTGGCACTGCGCACAATGAGGGCATCAATGCCTTGTACTTGGCTGATTCTCTCTTCAGGAGAAGCTTCGTACTGCTCAATCACCTCCAGGCCATTTTGTTGTTTTAGGTAATCAATACCAGTGGAAGAAATACGGTCAGCGACTAAAATTTTCATAAGGGCTAGTTTTGTTTAAACCCTATTATAAAACGCAGCAAAAGTAAACCGAATGTGTCCGTGTTATTCCTCCTCTATTTCCAAATCGCTACCCTTGCTCAAAAAATAAAACAGATAAGCCGCGATAAACAGCTGGTATAATAATAAATTTCTTTTCCGAGAGGTTAAATCACTTGTAAAGACGAGATGAGATAGGGTTGTAATTAAAAAAAACAAGGCTTCTCTTTGTGAAGAATTCCTCAGATATTCCCGTTGTATTTTTTTATAATTGATGTGTGTCAGAAATTTCACGAGCAGATTCTGCTGATTATTGGAAATGACAGTTTGTAGTTGTTGATTAGACTGCTTGGACGGCAAATCAAGCAATAAAGGCTTGGGGGAAACAATCTGCTTAACCTTCCATTCTTTAAGCTTATTATTTCCCCTTACGAGCACCTTATAAATTTCCTGCACCGTGTCTTTATTGAGCAAACCGAAACCTTTTTCACCAATAACATCCACATGGTGATTTACAATCCGCATGTGCTCATTCAGCTGATATTGAAAAAACTTTTGCGATAATTTATTATTTTTAATTTCATTTTCTAGCACTTCAAGATTTGAATGAGAGAACGCATCCTCGTGGTATAATTTGAAGATGGCAAAAATCAATTGCAGGGCTAATTCTTGGCTTTTGTAACCACAATTGCCCACCTCTTGTCTTTTATCCAGTAAATGTCGGATCATTTTTAATTGGAAACGCGTTTCTATTTCAGTCTTCTCGTCTACTATAGTTAGATGTTTCTGCGTTGGCCAATTTTCAAAATCGTTTTTATTGATTTCACATAAAAGAATACCTAATTTTCTGCGCTCATTTTTTTGTGAAGTTTTCGGAAAACCATCGCCCCCACCATCGCATAAATAATCATAGTAGCCATTGCCATCTTTAACAACCACGTGAAGGCGTAAATGCCTGACACCCTTCCACTTAGTTCGCTCAAGACGCTCAAAATAGATGCAGATACTTATTTTGTTGCCATTGTTAAATCTAACTTCGCAAAAATGACCTGCATTTTTAAATACAGCTAAAACTCTTTTTGCAACCATCCGGTCTGGAGTACCTCTTTCTAGAGATGCTGGATCAGTAAAGGATTGTAGTGACTGAACTAGTAACTGATACATATGCCTTGTTCGCCCGCCTTCAGAAACATCCAATAAGTTTCCTAGCTTGCAAGCATGGGCATATATCTCTTCATCCAAAGGCTTAACCAGTTTGGGGTATTTAGTCAAAAGAGTATTGCTATCAATTGTATGCTCAGTATTTCTTTTTTGTTCCGGAAATACAGACATGCCTAGCTTCTTTATCACTGTTTGAAAAAAAGCCTCCTGATAGAATGAATTATTCTCAGAAACGCAAAGTGCCTCATAAAGCCAATCGTTTCCATAGGTTCGCTTCAATTTTGCACCATTTTGAACGAGGCTAATAAAGTGCTCTGCTAATAATAGATAAGCGGCGAGATTTAGTGGCGTACATTTATAAACGTCCGGAACATTTAGGGAAAATCCTCTTATAGCCATTGCTTTTGTGAGATCGCTAAATACGGCAAAAGAAAGATCTCTATAGCGCATGTATCTGTGTAAGATTGTTTCTCCATCTTTGTACGCGTTCAGGTGGGTAACAGGTAGATTAAATAGCTGATTATAATATCTTTTAGCATTCAGCGATCTCTCGCTGTGTATCATTTTGGGCAATGCCCAAACGATGCGTGTGGCCAGGGTATTATGCTCTTTATTTTTAAATTCATTCGCTAAGCCATATTGTTTAAACATTTCAGCCAGCCAGCAGTAAACAAAAAAGACATTCCCTTTTGAGGCGTAACTGTTATTCAAATACTTGGATGCCCACTTAATAAATTCTTTTTCTGTAAATTTATTTTTCGAAAGCAAACCCCACTCCACTTCCTTAACATTACCAAAAGGAGGAGCATCTTTTGTATTTCTACAAAACTCTATTGCCCATTCTCGCAATCCTTTTTCATTTAAAGAAAAATGACCGGACTTCCCTACCTCGCTCATTTTATAGGATATTGCTACTAAATGATCACTCTTATGCGTTTTTTGTCCATACTGCACCTTGTATTTACCAAATTTTTCATATTCGCCAAATATATGTACCTCTTTGCCGTTCTTTAATTGTACCTCATGCTGATCTCCTGCAAAAAAGGAAAGTTTCAGGGAAATGGGTAAATTCCCGTTCCCTTTTGAGGTTTCAGTAAACTGTACTTTTATCAGGGGCCTGTTACCCCTGGGTGGGAATTGATTAGGAGGGGTATTCATAAATCGTTTTCCTCATTAATACAGGTTTTTCAGCCTACACCGACAATAAACCTACCGCATTCCCGTCAATACCTGAAACTTTGCCCCCATATGACTTGGATGCAGGAGCTGTTGGAGAGATTTTTTATCAGGATCAAATCCCATGGGATTTTTCGTTATAATGCGCTCAATTTCCTTTGTTGCATAGTGAACAAAAAAGCCTTCTTGGCGATGGATACGCGTTTTACGAAAATTATTTTTATGTAGAATAGACTCTAATCGATCCCAACAGATATGGCAGGTGATATCCTTTTCTCCTGGGTTATCAATTAAATCACTATCCTGTTTATGGTGGTGGTAGGTACGCGCTGTGCCCTGTGGGGTTTCATTTACTAACGTCTCCCAAGGAAGGCCGTAGTCAAAGAACATCAATAGCCCATTCCATGCCTGTTGGGTAATTTTGTCAAAAAGGGTTTCCGCATAATAAGGAATATCTAGTTGATATCCCTCTACAGCTTGTTTAGGCAACATCTCTATAAAAGGCCTCAGTTCGGGCGATGCTTCATCTAGCATAATTTCCTCCAAAGAACCCTCTTTGAGGCAGATCGCTCGCTCCCTCCAGAAACTGTCTTTATAGACAAGCCGAAAGAAGGGTTGAGCATCTAATAGTTCATTTGAAAAAACAACGGCTCTTTCGGGAATATTAATTTCATCATCGACACGGAAAACTAAGCCTTCCTTAAACGGGTGATCTACATTAGCCAAGAGAGACTCTTCGGGCTCTGCCCCTATTTCGACAAAGGTATACTCTTGCAACTCATCTGTGTCTCCTAATAAATTACGCGCCGCCGTTGCAACCAATCGCGGAAAAATATGGTTTATACTGGAAGATGTGTAGAAATCCGTATGGGGACTATAGCCTACTCTACGCTTGTTTTTGCGATAATAACCCAGCTCTGGATGGTATAATACTGCCTTAATATAATCGGGGTAACTTAAGCAATCAGCTTTAGCGATACTTTTTAAATAGTCATAGATACTCATGATTTCAGGTAAACCTCCAGTTCGTTCAATGTTCGTTTAACAGCCCCTTCATTTTTCTGAAAACACGTGCGAGCATTTTGCCCCATCACTATCCGCTTGTGACCATCCTGGATTAATTCAAACAAGGCCAGAAAGAGTTCTTTAGCGTCTTTTACGGAAAGCGCTCCTTTTTCATTCAACAAGTCTCTAGCAAATAAGCGAAAATTACTCATATCCGAGCCAAATACGATGGGCATGGCCAAAGAAGCAGCCTCGATAGGGGTCTGTCCTCCAATGTTTGGCGGAAGGCTCTTTCCAATAAAGATAATATCGCCAACCTGTGTCAGTATACTGAGCTCCCCAGTCGTATCTCCCACATAGATAAAGCACTCCTTGCCTGCCTTTTTGCTATCGCTACGAAAATGGAAAGAAAGGTCTTGTTTCTCTAGAAACTGCCTGATCTCATTACCTCTTTCTGCATGTCTTGGAACGAGTAAGAGGCGGCAATTCACGCCGATATCCAAGGCCTTCTTCAGAATAAGTACCAGCGCTTCTTCTTCCCCTGGCCAAGTTGAGGAACCCACGATAACTAAGGGTTGCGCAAGATCCTTTTTATGAAAGAAGCCCATTTCTGATTTCAGAATATTGCGATCTGAATAAGGCATCGGGTTAACAACAGCGGCATCAAATTTAATATTGCCGGTTAAATGCACCTTGTTTGAGGCCGCACCCAATGCAATAAAACGATCTCTGTCCTGACTATTGGACGCTAAAATAAGATCCACCTGGCGAATCACAAAACGGGCGAAGGTTGCCAATTTCTTGTATCGTTTAAAGGAGCGGTCTGATAAACGCGCATTCATCAAAATGACGGGTATCTTGCGCACGTGTGCCTGGTGTAAATGCTCCGGCCAAAGTTCGCCCTCCATCAATATAACTATATCCGGTTGGATACGACTCCAGGCAATCTTACTAAAAAGCCAGAAATCCAGGGGAAACAAACCAATTTCAGTTACCATATTGGGGTACATTTCTAAAGCCAGTTTGTAAGCCGTGCTAGTCGTAGTAGTGAGCACAACATCGATATCTCCCCGATCTTTCAATTGTTCGAGGAAAGGTTTGATCGCTCTCATTTCCCCAAGGCTTACGGCTTGTATCCAAACCCTTTTTTGCTTAGGGTTATCTTTGCCTTTAGGTTTAATAAAGCCGAAGCGATAACGAAAATCTTTCCCGTACCCGCCCCTTTTAAACATTCTCTTCAAATAATATGGTAGCGATAAGAGTAAAACTGGAAAAAATAATAGCCGGTAGAGCCAAATCATCGATGTATAATTGAGTTATTAAATTAATCTATATAAATATATGCCAAAAGACCAATCAATCATGCTCCGGAACAAGAGTAAATCTCTTTCTCAAACAGTCTGGATGTTGCTATTTTTATTTATAACCACAATCTGTTTTGGAAAATGCGAGTGGCCTCAGGATAATAGTGATCTTACGCCTGACCCCAGTGTCACTTTTGGATGTCTGGATAATGGCTTTCGATACGCTATCAAACATAACGAAGAGCCTCCTGGTCGGGTTAGTTTTCGATTATACGTTAATACCGGTTCGCTCATGGAAAAGGATTCTGAACAAGGTATAGCCCATTACCTCGAGCACTTAGAGTTTGAAGGCAGTACGCATTTCCCTCCCGGAGAAATGATTAAGTATTTTCAGCGCATAGGAATGTCCCACGGAGCAGATACCAATGCCCACACCTGGTTAGATGAAACCGTATATAAATTAGATTTGCCCGATCACACAGATGAATACTTAAAAAATGGCTTTACCGTCATGAGAGATTTCGCGGGGGGGCTAGACCTTCATGAGGACATCATTAACAGAGAACGCGGTGTCATTCTTGCGGAAAAACGCCAACGAGACTCTGTTTTTTATCGCACGTATGTTGCGCAGCTGAGCTTTCTCCTCGATGGCACCCTTATCCCAAAGCGTTTACCTATTGGGAAAGAAGAAAACATAGAAGCGTTTGCCCTTCCAGATTTTCAACGTTTTTATAATGAATGGTATACGCCTGAAAGAATGCTATTGGTGATTGCTGGTGATATTAGCCCCAAGGAAATAGTGCCCTACATTAAAGAATATTTTTCTTCACTAAAGTCAAAAAATCCCCCTCAAGCTAGCCCGGCTCTAGGGGAATTGAGTAACCAAGGCAAAACCGTTGCGTTGCTACACTCAGAGCCGGAAGCAGAAGAAACAAATGTAGCTATTCACAATGTTGTTCCCTTTCCCTATAACTCAGACTCTAAAGCACGGTTTGTTGAGGAACTCTCGGTATCTGTAGCAAATGTAATGATGAATCGACGTCTCTCTATTCTCAGCAAGGAAAAGAATGCTCCTTTTACCGTTGGTGCCAGTTATACAACCGAACTAGTAAACGCTTGGATGATCTCTGCGATAGAGCTCACCTGCCAACCCGATAAGTGGGAAGCATGCCTAGGCCTAGCAGAGCAAGAACTACGCAAAGCTCTTGATTACGGCTTCACTAAAAGCGAATTTGAAGAGGCAAAGGCAGTTATCTTGAATGATTATCAACAAGAAGCCGATCAAGCAAAGACGAAGCGATCCCCTACACTCGCCAACGAAATAGTAAAGGAAATTTCCGGTGGCTTAGTTTATTTATCTCCCGAACAAAAATATACGCTTGCGCAAGAAGCCTTTACGATAATCACTCCGGCATCAATTACAGACGTTTTTAGAAAAGCATGGAATCAGCATAGCCGGTATATCTTTATTAGCGGTAATTTATCTCTGAAGAACCCGGAGCAAGAAATCCTTAAGGTTTATGAAAACAGCAAAGCCACTGAGGTAATCGCACCCATTGAAAAAACGATTTTAGAGTTTAAATACACAGATTTCAAAGAACCGGGCAAAGTGGCCAGTATCGTTTATCAGGATGATTTAGATATTTACCAAATCCGTTTTCAAAACAACGTTTATCTCAATCTAAAAAGTACAAAATTTGAGGCAAACACCATACAAATTTCAGTACGCTTTGGGGGCGGTCTGCTTGAATCCATAAAAGACAAGCCTAGACTAGATGTACTCACCAACATGACCTTCATTCAAGGAGGCTTACAAAAGCATAGTATAGATGAGTTAACCACGATTTTCGCAGGCAAAACCGTGAGTGTAAACTTTCGAGTAGATAATGATGCGTTTGCGTTGTCAGGAATAACTTCTCCGGTAGACTTGCGTGACCAACTAAACCTCATGCTAGCCTATATTATTGAGCCGGGATACCGAGAGGAAGCATTGCGCCAAGCTCATAAAGAAATTGACCAGCTTTACATTCAATTAGCTAACACACCTGAGGGCATTATGCAAAACCAAGTAGCCCGTTTAATTACAAGTAACGACAATCGTTTCGGCTTCCCTGAAAAAGTTGTTCTTCTGAGTTACACCCTAGATGACGTTCGCGATTGGCTAAATGAGCCTCTATCCAACGGATTTATGGAAATTTCTATTGTAGGAGATTTTGATATAGAAGCCGCCATTAGAGACGTAGCACTTACTTTTGGTACCTTACCTGAAAGAAATAAAATCAAACCAAATTTTGAAAAAGAACGTCTAGTTTATTTCCCCAAAAACATACATGAAAAAACTTTTCTCTTAAATAGTGAAATCCCCAAGGCGCTTGTCGCCATCTATTGGCCAACGGATGATACTTGGGACATTTCACAAACACGTAAATTAGGTATACTCGCCAATATTATTGATGAAAGATTACGAATAGAGTTGAGGGAGAAAATGGGAGAAACGTACACTTCTTTTGCGATGATTGATGCCAGCGAAACATTTAAAGACTACGGGTACTTGTTGGCTATTTCAATTGTAGACCCCGAGAATATCGATATTATCGCAGATGCCACGTTAAAGGTGACTCAAGATTTATACGCCAATGGCATTACAGAAGATGAATTTGAGCGGGCCATAAAACCAACGATCAACAATGTAAAGGTTTCAGCACGAAATAATAAATACTGGCTGAATCTCGTTTTAGGGCGCTCTCAGGAATATCCGCAACGACTGGATTGGGCCAGAAATCGCCTTCCTGAATTTCTATCCTTTACCGTAAAGGATATCATGGATGTGGCCAAATCGTTTTTAATTAACAAAGACGCCTTATTAGTCAAAATTACCCCTGCAGGCAACTACGATGAAGATGCCGCTCAACCGATTAACCCCAAAGACAACAAATCGCAATGAGACAACCCCTATTCTCACGTTACACAAATCTAAATGGCTGGATAATTTGCCTCCTGTTTATCATTATCCTAACAACTATTACCCAATATATCGCGCGCAGTCCCTTGGTGGGAGTGGATGATGCCAATATATATTTTGTATATGCTAAGAACTTTGTTAATGGGCATGGCTTTGTCTATAACATCGGCAGTGAGCATGTTGAAGGATTCTCCGCCACCTTATGGGTATTTGTCTGCGCCCTAGGCTTTTTAATAACGGATAACCCCGAGTTTTTAATTCTGTGTTTTAATGTCGTTTGCGTAACAATACTCGTTTTTGCCTACCTGCATTTTTTCAAAACCAAACTTGTAAACCTTTTTCACGACAAGCCATTCACGTTTAAAATTTTATTCTGGGGATTTTTATTCACGCTTATATTTGAACTTCCTTTTTGGTTCTGGACAACCATATCGCTGATGGAACCTGCTTTGTGGGCTCTCATCATCAATGGATCCATGCTCGCACTTCTTCACTTTATTCATTTAGACGAAAAAGATCAGATCTCCAAAATAAAAAACTACGCGTGGGGATGCTCGTTACTGATTATATTCGTTGTGCTAGGACGCCCGGAAGGGATGGCTTGGGGATTGATTATTCCAACTTTGTTTTTGGCTAACGTATTTTTTGTTAAAAACAGAAGCAAAGGACAACTCGCATGGTGTCTATTACCTTTCGTATCTTATTTAGTAACAACCGGAATTTTAGTCAGTTGGCGAGTGTATTACTTCGGGTACCCGCTACCTAACCCTTACTACGCAAAGGTTTCTTCGGATATTTGGTACAATATAAACAATGGGCTCTTGTATCTTCTTGATTTTGTTCAGGGGAATTATTACATTCCGTTGGTTATTTTATTTTTAAATTTGTGGGGTTGGCTTTATGTTTACAAGCGCTTTAAGCATAGCGGTGAATTAGCTGCCATCGATCGCGCGTATTTAACGCTCTCCTGCTTTCTCTTTTGCCCTATCGCTTTCAACATATATAAAGGGGGCGATCATTTTGAGGGCTATCGCTTCTTGCAAACAATATGGCCCATGCTTTTCTTGGCCTTTGTATACTTTGTTGCCCTTTCTAAACAAACGGTGGATCGAACCGTATTATTTTCTCTAGGGCGCTTGAGGCCATACGTGTACGGTTTTCTCATCGGGCTTTTTTTCATGGCCGGTGTCCATGTTTGGGTAAATTGGTATGAGCGTAACCCTTTTATTATACGATTGTCTCAACAAGGTCGTGTTGCGGGTGTCTTTCTTGAAAACTTGTTTAAAGACCGGAAAGCGGGTTTGCCAACGCTAGGGATTATTCCCGCCGGGGGTTATAAGTACGGGTACAGCGGGATGGTGTATGATTTAATTGGATTGAATCTTACGTCTATCGCGCATAATGGCGCTTCCCACACGGGCGAATGGCACCATGCAGCTTTTGAGCAAAAGGATTTCTATCGGCTAAAGCCCGATATACTCTCCCCACGCATTGTTATCGGCGAACCAAAGACATGGAATATCGCGGTAACTGAAAAGTTTTTTGTGAATCGCTATTTAAAGAATTTGGCTTTGTATAAGCGTTTCTGGGATAACTACCGTTTTGTCTTTATTCAGAACAAGAATATGCAAGCGAGCTACAACACATCTGATATCACCGGAGCATTTGGTGTCATGGTTTTCTTGAAGAACGATTTGTACGAAGAACTTAAGAAACGCGATGACGTTCTGATGTCGAACATAAACGTCATCTTCCCCGAGGGACTGTATATGGAAGATCCGGTACCCGAAATTAGCCAATAAGAGCTAGTCCATAAACAAATTGAGCTGCTGTTGAGAGGACGCTTCTTCCTCGACAGCGCTTTGTTTTATT
This sequence is a window from Verrucomicrobia bacterium CG1_02_43_26. Protein-coding genes within it:
- a CDS encoding alpha/beta hydrolase, whose amino-acid sequence is MRKLPEDIRKLYPFPLRDRDFFKVDPLHRMHFLDEGNGTPVIMVHGNPTWSFYYRNLVLGLRDKYRCIVPDHIGCGLSDKPQDYSYTLSTHIDNLSRLIEHLQIERFHLIVHDWGGAIGIGAALKHIDKLDKIVILNTAAFRSKHIPFRIRLCRIPIIGEWIVRALNGFARPATFMAVEKKLPKAVKDGYLFPYNNWANRIAIARFVQDIPLNQKHPSYNTLLGIEEKLHQLKEKAMLICWGKKDFCFNQHFLKVWKERFENAETYVYEKASHYLLEDEGEEVLKEIVKFLAEDA
- a CDS encoding acyl-phosphate glycerol 3-phosphate acyltransferase is translated as MFIYFISIVVGYVLGSISFAQIIAKRHGIDLFKEGSKNAGATNVKRLVGKSAGNIVFGLDVIKGFIAAGWPMLCTSGFVDDPFALGFIGLVGAIVGHSFSIFMGFRGGKGVAVTIGGLIALMPLVVFVGIIAWLIVFYSTRYVSLASIVFGATLPLSTWFLMNNNPWALYFAWGLAVFILLRHYANIKRLVSGTESKFVKKEK
- a CDS encoding phosphoglycerate dehydrogenase produces the protein MKILVADRISSTGIDYLKQQNGLEVIEQYEASPEERISQVQGIDALIVRSATEVTAAIINAARNLRVIGRAGVGVDNIDLEAATEKGIIVLNTPTGNTIATAELTFTHIMCSARLLPQANQSMKAGEWDKKSFSGNELRGKVLGVIGAGRIGAEVAKRAQSFEMDVLAYDPFLTKTRASAIGVTMVSLDDLFKNADYITVHVPLTEDSQYLLDESAFAKMKKGVRVFNCARGGIIKESALIQAVKSGKVAAAGLDVFENEPLSKDSELRNLPNVVLTPHLGASTKEAQESVGLEVAEAITSVLRGGMIRNALNMPSIDLKTLETLRPYLSLGERLGHMLQQMTGKDIEQLKVTYWGKLTEMDLLPLTRAIQRGYLKNICGEYINDVNAPAKFKQLGISLKVTNSSDEADFTDLIRVEAIDENGKTWSLEGTLIGKQHNPRVVHMNGYELEFRPDGHLLLIGNKDVPGVVGMVGSILGMDGVNIANMALSRCENDGLAMTVFELDTELSDKAFRELAENAGIVLVQMIKL